A genomic stretch from Coffea arabica cultivar ET-39 chromosome 10c, Coffea Arabica ET-39 HiFi, whole genome shotgun sequence includes:
- the LOC113724345 gene encoding GRAS family protein RAM1-like, with amino-acid sequence MSVLEIQAGEDDEFLSLRLTSATDSCSQKIKHKRKRREADLVRWDLNESSEGKIFSLLEMREQMFNQKKDGGVEDGKGLHLIHSLLISASSVDENDIESAVDNLCDLYQNVCLSGDSLQRVAAYFADGLVARLLTRKSPFYDMIMKTPTPEEEFLAFTEFYKVSPFYQFAHFTANQSIIETFEKEEPNNSRVLHVIDFDISYGFQWPSLIQSLSEIATANKRVSLKITGFGRSMEELQETETRLVSFAKSFRSLNFEFQGLLRGSMLGSLRRKKSETVVVNLVLHLNTLNNVSKISETLKCVNLINPSIVVMVEHEGSRTPQNFLSRFMESLHYFAAMFDSLDDCLPVNSANRLSIEKNHLGKEIKSVMNYDKDHVNISPRYERMETWKGRMESHGFSGAKLSSRSLIQAKLLLKIRSHCSPIQFDGGNGGFRIFEKADGKAISLGWQDRCLITASAWHCVQ; translated from the coding sequence ATGTCTGTTCTTGAAATTCAagctggagaagatgatgagTTTTTGAGTCTGAGACTTACAAGTGCAACGGATTCATGTAGCCAAAAGATCAAGcacaaaaggaagagaagagaagctGATTTAGTGCGCTGGGATTTGAATGAAAGCAGTGAAGGTAAAATTTTTAGCCTTCTTGAAATGAGAGAACAGATGTTCAACCAAAAGAAAGATGGAGGGGTTGAAGACGGCAAAGGCCTGCATCTGATTCACTCTTTGCTTATATCTGCAAGTTCAGTTGATGAGAATGACATCGAATCAGCTGTAGACAACCTATGTGATTTGTACCAGAACGTGTGCCTCTCTGGAGATTCCCTCCAAAGGGTTGCTGCTTATTTTGCTGATGGATTGGTTGCAAGGCTTCTCACTCGAAAATCGCCTTTCTACGACATGATAATGAAGACTCCAACACCTGAAGAAGAATTCTTAGCTTTCACAGAATTTTATAAGGTATCTCCGTTTTATCAGTTTGCTCATTTCACGGCTAACCAATCTATCATTGAAACCTTTGAGAAAGAAGAACCAAACAACAGTCGGGTGTTGCATGTCATTGATTTTGACATATCTTACGGATTCCAGTGGCCTTCTCTTATACAATCTCTTTCAGAGATTGCTACGGCTAATAAACGAGTATCGTTGAAAATCACTGGCTTTGGAAGAAGCATGGAGGAACTACAAGAAACTGAAACAAGGCTAGTCAGCTTTGCTAAGAGTTTTCGTAGCTTGAATTTTGAATTCCAAGGATTGTTGCGAGGATCCATGCTGGGAAGTTTAAGGAGAAAGAAAAGTGAAACTGTCGTGGTAAACTTAGTTTTGCATCTTAATACTCTAAACAATGTCTCCAAAATATCTGAAACATTGAAATGTGTAAATTTGATTAATCCTTCTATTGTGGTAATGGTGGAGCATGAAGGGAGTCGAACCCCTCAAAATTTCTTGTCGCGGTTCATGGaatccttgcattattttgcgGCCATGTTTGATTCATTGGATGATTGCCTACCAGTTAATAGTGCTAACAGATTGAGCATTGAGAAGAATCACCTTGGGAAAGAGATTAAAAGTGTAATGAACTATGATAAGGATCATGTGAACATTAGTCCAAGATATGAGAGGATGGAAACTTGGAAGGGGAGAATGGAGAGTCATGGATTTAGTGGAGCTAAATTGAGTTCCAGGTCTCTGATTCAAGCAAAATTACTTCTGAAAATCAGAAGCCACTGTTCTCCGATCCAATTTGATGGTGGAAATGGTGGAttccgaatttttgaaaaggcTGACGGTAAAGCTATTTCTCTAGGTTGGCAAGATAGGTGCTTGATAACAGCCTCTGCATGGCACTGTGTACAATAG